A single region of the Photobacterium sanguinicancri genome encodes:
- a CDS encoding GHMP family kinase ATP-binding protein: MIVRSRSPLRLGLAGGGTDISPYCDQYGGCVLNATINMYAHCTIELHSPEKGISFVAQDIDVTYHSPLLNYLELEGELLLHKAVYNRIVSQFNDNKPLAVTVYTHSEAPPGSGLGSSSTMVVTIISAYQKLLNLSLDEYEVARLAYDIERIDCQLSGGKQDQYATTFGGFNFMEFYENERVLVNPLRIRQPIINELESQLMLYFTGVSRSSAQIIEDQVKTTTSTDKKPLEAMHDVKRFAFEMKERLLHSDICGMSDLLQESWNAKKATSDSIATPHINLIEDRALTSGAKSLKISGAGGGGFMMLFVDPIHRLSVEESLSDLDGKIQPFHFTWQGTQSWKA, translated from the coding sequence ATGATTGTTCGCTCTCGTTCTCCACTTCGTTTAGGCCTTGCTGGTGGCGGCACCGATATATCTCCCTATTGCGACCAATATGGTGGCTGCGTGTTAAATGCAACTATTAATATGTATGCACATTGCACCATCGAGCTACATTCGCCCGAAAAAGGCATTTCTTTTGTCGCACAAGATATTGACGTCACTTACCACTCCCCTTTACTTAACTACCTCGAATTAGAGGGTGAACTCCTCCTACATAAAGCCGTTTACAACCGTATTGTCAGCCAATTTAACGACAACAAACCATTAGCAGTGACGGTTTACACCCACTCTGAAGCCCCACCAGGAAGCGGGTTAGGCTCGTCTTCAACTATGGTTGTAACCATCATCAGTGCTTACCAAAAACTGCTCAATTTATCGTTAGATGAATATGAAGTTGCTCGATTGGCTTACGATATAGAACGTATTGATTGCCAACTCTCTGGTGGTAAACAAGACCAGTATGCAACCACTTTTGGTGGTTTTAACTTCATGGAGTTCTATGAAAACGAGCGCGTTTTAGTTAATCCGCTTCGCATTCGCCAGCCAATTATTAACGAACTAGAGAGCCAGTTAATGCTTTATTTCACTGGTGTTTCACGTTCGTCAGCTCAAATCATTGAAGATCAGGTTAAAACGACCACTTCTACAGATAAAAAACCACTTGAAGCGATGCATGACGTTAAGCGATTCGCTTTTGAGATGAAAGAACGGCTATTGCACTCTGATATCTGCGGCATGTCTGATCTACTCCAAGAGTCATGGAATGCAAAAAAAGCCACATCAGATTCCATTGCAACTCCCCATATTAATTTGATTGAAGATCGCGCACTAACATCTGGGGCTAAGTCACTCAAAATTTCAGGCGCTGGCGGTGGTGGCTTCATGATGCTGTTTGTCGACCCTATCCACCGACTCAGTGTTGAGGAATCACTCTCAGATTTAGACGGCAAGATCCAGCCATTCCACTTCACTTGGCAAGGAACACAATCATGGAAAGCCTAA
- a CDS encoding D-sedoheptulose-7-phosphate isomerase — MESLTYFNQQIRSSIETKQRLLERDDVLEAMTRAGEICLEAYQAGNQVLLAGNGGSAADAQHIAAEFVSRFEFDRPGLPAQALTTDTSILTAIGNDYGFEKLFARQLQANGRKGDVFIGISTSGKSPNILRAIEIAKEKGITTIGLTGEGGDMKAMCDLCISVPSSHTARIQECHILIGHAICGFVEKGYFNG, encoded by the coding sequence ATGGAAAGCCTAACGTATTTTAACCAGCAAATTCGTTCTTCTATCGAAACCAAGCAACGCCTACTTGAGCGCGATGACGTGTTAGAAGCAATGACGCGTGCGGGAGAGATCTGCTTAGAGGCTTATCAAGCGGGTAATCAAGTGCTGCTCGCAGGTAACGGTGGCAGTGCAGCAGATGCCCAGCATATTGCTGCTGAATTTGTGAGTCGCTTTGAATTTGATCGCCCCGGCCTCCCTGCACAAGCGCTTACTACGGATACATCGATACTTACTGCCATAGGGAACGATTACGGCTTTGAAAAACTGTTTGCTCGCCAACTGCAGGCCAATGGGAGAAAAGGCGATGTATTCATTGGCATTAGTACATCAGGTAAATCGCCAAATATCTTACGAGCAATCGAGATAGCAAAAGAAAAAGGCATTACGACCATAGGATTAACAGGTGAAGGTGGCGATATGAAAGCCATGTGCGATTTGTGTATCTCTGTTCCATCATCCCATACTGCACGTATACAGGAATGCCACATCCTTATTGGTCATGCTATTTGCGGGTTTGTCGAGAAAGGATATTTCAATGGGTAA
- a CDS encoding nucleotidyltransferase family protein encodes MGNTTTTAIILCGGLGTRLSSITNNKPKPMVNVAGVPFLEHQFDYLISQGVSRVVLAVSHLKECIIHHFGDQYRSLHIEYIAEASPLGTGGAIKNVLLNASFQPNESIVILNGDTFVEFNLSKLEQDKTDKLLIIAAKAIDDTARYGKLTIDNDMLVTGFQEKKAGSKGYINAGVYLTQPELLTKLPKLDCFSFEEDFLHHELAHQTIGASILDGFFIDIGIPEDYYTFCDLMGSGQIQCLS; translated from the coding sequence ATGGGTAATACCACCACAACGGCCATTATCCTTTGTGGTGGTCTAGGTACAAGATTGAGCAGCATCACCAACAACAAACCCAAACCTATGGTCAATGTTGCCGGTGTTCCCTTTCTTGAACATCAATTTGACTATCTTATTTCTCAGGGAGTATCGCGGGTTGTTTTAGCAGTATCCCACTTAAAAGAATGCATTATTCACCACTTCGGCGACCAATACAGAAGCCTACATATTGAATATATCGCTGAAGCATCACCACTCGGTACTGGCGGCGCAATTAAAAACGTATTACTCAATGCTTCGTTTCAACCGAATGAAAGCATAGTCATACTCAATGGTGACACTTTTGTTGAATTTAACTTATCAAAGCTAGAACAAGATAAAACCGATAAATTACTGATTATTGCCGCAAAGGCAATTGACGACACTGCTCGCTACGGCAAACTCACCATCGATAACGACATGCTAGTCACTGGGTTTCAAGAAAAAAAAGCGGGGTCTAAAGGTTACATCAATGCTGGTGTTTATTTAACTCAACCAGAGTTACTTACAAAGCTTCCTAAGCTTGATTGCTTTTCTTTTGAAGAAGACTTTCTGCACCATGAACTTGCTCATCAAACGATAGGCGCCAGTATTCTTGATGGGTTTTTCATTGATATTGGCATCCCTGAAGATTACTACACTTTCTGTGATCTTATGGGATCAGGTCAAATTCAATGTCTTTCGTAA
- a CDS encoding oligosaccharide flippase family protein, giving the protein MSFVKKLASASFWLTIASWVSSAVGILTMLIFARILSVDEFGLIATATLVTAFFDLFSRLGTEAYLIKEVDPDSEDINTAWTIQLIIKLLIALTIFSFSSWTASYFNEPQLENILKALALIPLFLAFANIGIALLKKEMAFKTLMFWDASAKITSFIITLILILITPTYWAYIVGMVSYFAIITTTSYYFSSYRPALCLSRLNKQISFSQWTLLKGIVNYFNNKCDQLIISKFVGSAALGAFSITQRIYETASDVLVLPFISILYPGLGQLDRKSPQFTTIFHNTLITTSVVVILLTGLLAINAEQLVIIALGSAEKWSVVANLLPIAAPLLITRILLFALFDVLTLLDKIKFLFKFELITAIVSSIVLFLAVYWGDIEALVIARIILTAVSCLVLLFVLQRLISLSVAAYLLESLPFVIASGAAYLITAPFQLLLINEVTNLLCVLATSFVYTSIYIAVLISFITLFKNHSTTYALISLQLSKLKMMVWQKLTKSDAKQM; this is encoded by the coding sequence ATGTCTTTCGTAAAAAAATTAGCTTCAGCTTCTTTCTGGCTAACCATCGCCTCGTGGGTATCTTCTGCTGTTGGCATACTTACCATGCTAATTTTCGCTCGAATTCTATCCGTTGATGAATTCGGGCTTATCGCAACCGCGACCTTAGTTACCGCTTTTTTTGACCTATTTTCTCGATTAGGTACTGAAGCCTACTTAATTAAAGAGGTTGACCCAGACTCTGAAGACATCAACACCGCGTGGACGATTCAACTCATTATTAAACTGCTTATTGCTTTAACTATATTTAGCTTTTCAAGCTGGACTGCCTCTTATTTTAATGAACCACAGCTTGAGAATATATTAAAAGCGTTAGCACTAATTCCACTCTTTCTCGCCTTTGCCAATATTGGCATTGCGCTATTAAAAAAAGAAATGGCATTTAAAACGTTGATGTTCTGGGATGCAAGCGCAAAAATAACCTCCTTTATAATAACACTCATTCTAATTTTAATAACCCCGACATATTGGGCCTATATTGTTGGCATGGTGAGTTATTTCGCTATTATCACGACAACAAGTTATTATTTTTCCAGCTACCGACCAGCACTCTGTTTAAGTCGATTGAACAAACAAATTTCGTTCTCTCAGTGGACATTACTAAAAGGCATCGTCAATTATTTCAACAACAAATGCGATCAACTCATAATATCAAAATTTGTTGGTTCAGCAGCGTTAGGTGCATTTAGTATCACCCAGAGAATATATGAGACAGCATCAGATGTTCTTGTTTTGCCATTTATATCAATACTTTACCCTGGTCTTGGTCAACTTGACAGGAAATCACCACAATTCACGACCATTTTTCACAACACCTTAATTACCACCAGTGTCGTTGTCATACTGTTGACGGGCTTGTTAGCGATAAACGCTGAGCAGCTTGTGATAATAGCATTAGGTAGTGCTGAAAAATGGTCTGTCGTTGCTAACCTCTTACCGATTGCTGCACCGTTATTAATTACACGCATACTCTTATTTGCGCTTTTTGATGTATTAACGTTGCTTGATAAAATAAAGTTTCTCTTCAAATTTGAGTTAATAACAGCCATTGTCTCGAGTATTGTCTTATTTCTTGCTGTGTACTGGGGGGACATTGAAGCGCTTGTTATTGCTAGGATAATACTAACAGCAGTAAGTTGCCTTGTTCTGCTTTTCGTGTTGCAACGCCTGATCTCTTTATCTGTTGCGGCCTATCTTCTCGAATCGCTCCCCTTTGTCATTGCTTCGGGCGCGGCTTACTTGATCACAGCACCGTTTCAGCTGTTACTCATAAATGAAGTGACTAATCTGCTATGTGTATTAGCAACAAGTTTTGTCTACACCTCTATTTACATTGCTGTATTAATCAGCTTTATCACCCTATTTAAAAACCATTCCACGACCTATGCCCTTATTTCACTTCAACTTAGTAAACTAAAAATGATGGTTTGGCAAAAACTAACAAAGTCAGATGCTAAACAGATGTAA
- a CDS encoding polysaccharide lyase domain-containing protein, whose product MKFPINSIKSYFAAVGLFAHILIIFLGYSVYNQVSNQAEALPETLQRIGHTIKKDYPTVAIAGDTLLNASETLTTNNYFWREFDSSNWPTVGPNFSTAYADLPSVSRSIIVDNEQDIIKAINTAQPGMEIVIKNGDYYLEQKRINSSLAYPTANNPVIVRAETAGKVNLELSTLEGLFINRPNWIITGLRFIGNCQPHCEHAMHIVGHADNLQITHNEFVDFNAAIKVNGVNNNYPDFGKVSHNYFYFTEPSESSSSVTPINLDSGNSWVLNNNIIRDFIKLGGNQVSYGAFIKGGSNNGVIENNLIVCNSTSNDYGGYQVGVSLGGGGMKRATRRDKSNFETNLSVVRNNIMMHCNDVGVYINQGKDTIVNNNILYNTTGIDIRFRQSTALVTNNILSGSIRERDKGVAEQFNNTVLRKDFWGGGEKLDGWFKAPSVGDFTPTKALTRSETPYPFLTTSESTGKTPLHDFCGNPVLDGDTFMGAFKEAISCFEP is encoded by the coding sequence ATGAAGTTCCCAATAAACAGTATAAAAAGCTACTTTGCCGCCGTTGGTCTTTTCGCCCATATCCTTATCATTTTTTTGGGTTATAGCGTTTACAACCAAGTTAGCAACCAAGCAGAAGCGCTTCCTGAGACACTCCAACGTATTGGACATACGATAAAAAAAGATTACCCTACTGTTGCTATCGCAGGTGACACCCTATTAAACGCCAGTGAAACGCTAACGACCAACAACTATTTTTGGCGAGAGTTTGATAGTAGCAATTGGCCAACGGTAGGCCCTAACTTCTCTACAGCATATGCTGACCTTCCCAGTGTGAGTCGCTCTATTATTGTCGATAATGAACAAGACATCATTAAAGCCATTAATACCGCACAACCCGGTATGGAAATAGTCATCAAAAATGGTGATTACTACCTTGAACAAAAACGGATCAACAGTAGCCTTGCTTATCCTACAGCAAATAACCCCGTTATCGTTAGGGCTGAAACTGCAGGGAAGGTGAACTTAGAACTCAGTACGTTAGAAGGTTTATTTATCAATAGGCCCAACTGGATTATCACAGGGCTGCGCTTCATTGGGAACTGCCAACCTCACTGTGAGCATGCAATGCATATTGTCGGGCATGCCGATAATTTACAAATCACTCATAATGAGTTTGTGGATTTTAACGCCGCTATAAAAGTTAACGGAGTTAACAACAACTATCCTGATTTTGGCAAAGTTTCTCATAATTATTTCTACTTTACCGAACCCAGTGAGTCTTCCAGCTCAGTCACTCCCATTAACCTCGATTCAGGTAACAGTTGGGTACTTAACAACAATATTATTAGAGACTTTATTAAGTTGGGGGGCAATCAAGTCAGTTATGGCGCTTTTATCAAAGGGGGCTCTAATAATGGTGTGATCGAAAACAACCTCATCGTCTGTAACAGTACAAGTAATGATTATGGGGGTTATCAAGTTGGTGTTTCTTTGGGGGGCGGAGGAATGAAACGCGCCACCAGACGAGATAAATCAAATTTTGAAACAAACCTTTCTGTTGTTCGTAATAATATTATGATGCATTGCAACGACGTTGGGGTGTACATCAACCAAGGGAAAGACACCATAGTGAATAATAATATCCTATATAACACCACAGGGATTGATATTCGCTTTAGACAATCAACCGCTTTAGTTACCAATAACATCTTAAGCGGTAGCATAAGAGAGCGAGATAAAGGCGTTGCTGAACAATTCAACAATACAGTATTGCGCAAAGATTTTTGGGGTGGCGGCGAGAAACTGGATGGTTGGTTTAAAGCGCCTTCTGTCGGCGACTTCACACCCACGAAAGCACTTACCCGTTCAGAAACGCCCTACCCGTTTCTAACGACGAGTGAATCAACAGGTAAGACACCATTGCATGATTTTTGTGGAAACCCAGTATTGGATGGAGACACCTTTATGGGAGCATTTAAAGAGGCAATCAGCTGCTTTGAACCATAA
- a CDS encoding GNAT family N-acetyltransferase: MDYQNQIECEWLRSPSINEVKDQWLALEPNTKPNPFISWCWIGPWLETFVDDFWLLTACNSDQVVGLGIFTVKQKRNWLGQSYNHYSLHRLGDEQADQIWIEYNDFLLECEHEAQIREAMFSAVKLRLQPRDCLSVGASREEVIFHDAFITDQTRTMLPRTVWQSSSYFIDFKRLNSNGQTLDESLSKSARKQIRRSIKKYERSGSLKVHTADSCEKALILFEQAKHRHMNRWGGNLGESGFANPEFVQFHQAFIRHNFSKGMIQIHRVTAGESDLGIIYNFHFGGVVYFYLSALSYSDDPQLKPGLVAHYLLIEQALAGGMKMYDFMGGEARYKQTFSNNRQRLSIIEYHQPHFALSLQNMARSAKRLMVQSS; this comes from the coding sequence ATGGATTACCAAAATCAGATTGAGTGCGAATGGTTACGTAGCCCTTCGATAAACGAAGTAAAAGATCAGTGGCTGGCGCTTGAACCTAATACCAAGCCCAATCCCTTTATTTCATGGTGTTGGATTGGACCATGGCTTGAAACCTTTGTTGACGATTTTTGGTTACTAACGGCCTGCAACAGTGACCAAGTAGTCGGGCTCGGCATTTTTACGGTGAAACAGAAAAGAAATTGGTTGGGGCAAAGTTACAACCATTATTCTTTGCATCGACTCGGAGATGAACAAGCCGATCAAATTTGGATTGAATATAATGACTTCCTTCTTGAGTGCGAACATGAAGCGCAAATAAGAGAAGCGATGTTTAGTGCCGTTAAACTAAGGCTGCAACCGAGAGACTGTTTATCCGTAGGAGCAAGCCGCGAAGAGGTTATTTTTCATGATGCTTTTATAACGGATCAGACGAGGACGATGCTCCCGCGAACGGTATGGCAGAGCTCTAGTTATTTCATTGATTTTAAACGGTTAAATAGTAATGGCCAGACGCTAGATGAATCGCTGTCGAAAAGTGCACGTAAGCAAATACGGCGAAGTATTAAAAAGTATGAGCGCAGCGGGTCTTTAAAAGTGCATACAGCAGATTCTTGTGAAAAGGCGTTAATATTGTTTGAGCAGGCTAAGCATAGGCACATGAATCGTTGGGGGGGGAATCTCGGGGAGAGTGGCTTTGCGAATCCTGAATTTGTTCAATTTCATCAGGCTTTTATTCGTCATAATTTCTCAAAAGGTATGATACAAATCCACCGAGTTACAGCGGGTGAAAGTGATCTAGGTATTATTTATAACTTTCATTTTGGCGGTGTGGTTTATTTCTATTTAAGTGCACTTTCATATAGTGATGATCCGCAGCTAAAGCCTGGATTAGTTGCCCATTATTTATTGATCGAACAGGCACTTGCTGGTGGGATGAAAATGTATGATTTTATGGGGGGAGAGGCTCGATATAAACAAACATTTTCAAACAACCGTCAGCGACTTTCGATAATAGAATATCACCAGCCACATTTTGCCCTATCGCTACAAAATATGGCTAGGAGTGCTAAGCGTCTTATGGTTCAAAGCAGCTGA
- the prsT gene encoding XrtA/PEP-CTERM system TPR-repeat protein PrsT — MTHNKSKTFTRLALASFITLSLAACNDKSTEEYLQQAQTYIEDQDTNAAIIELKNAIKQAPKDSQARQILGQIYLDRGNFASAEKELEKALRLKGDSDSLSPLVAQALLGQDKTEALIELVDNTRTTEQSVKTELLAFKALALLKQGKMEEAQYSLSLAENAGQDTLYQSIGRATLDAANENIDSALYIVNNIVKEHSTSSDAWLLKGHLETAKGDNKSAARSYQKAVDNAPDAIQYTLYLAQALVRDEAYKDADKYVSNLLKMSNNHVIVNELKANILYAEGDSDEAKVHADLAIQNGSQNVSTYLISGVVAFQQGKFEQANEHFKKIDPLVPDNHFVKRLYTITQFKLGDIDDAMSTLSNFNGQTKQDSTFLSSMSVELARLGREDEALALAQKASANGSGDSQVKLGLIQLANNDTSGLDTLQQALNVNPDLKEAKLGLAYFYLKLGKIDESEKTIDEWLAESPTNTQAMLLKGLVYQIRQQPDQAKTWYTKVLASDGENIQAHLAVAQLADKQEGPDAAYSQAIKAYQVEPTNPLVFRHTVRFAYQSDQMAELSKAIDEQRNKDQDNDVLKVQKATTLAISTEYQDAIELLETISPHNQNSSSLRLLGDLYNQQRDYDNALTYYSQWLLKEPLNPNAYIKNIQLNELVNRADNSLRLTEKARSLFINDTRFTLMQAGLLLKTGKSEQSQALLNQQSDEIKQTAYFLRLQAMIYLQNKAYPEAIQALEQRYDMLPNQDSAADLAIAYEMADKTDQAIKFLKSVINEYGNKADSLQIRLADLQVKYRPNEAIAQYETILVREPNNIIALNNVAWLYLEKGDTDKACQSANKAHKLASKRGNIPEILDTYGYCLLKSGQIAPSLQPLKEAYAKKHDDAEIALHYAESLLENKQADNAKDVLEKINTSDPRLMAIKGQLQNKLTAVN; from the coding sequence ATGACTCACAATAAAAGCAAAACTTTCACCCGACTCGCTTTAGCCAGTTTCATAACGCTTTCTTTGGCTGCATGTAATGATAAATCTACCGAAGAATATCTCCAGCAAGCGCAAACCTATATTGAAGACCAAGATACCAACGCCGCTATTATTGAATTAAAAAATGCTATTAAACAAGCCCCCAAAGACAGCCAAGCTCGACAAATACTTGGTCAAATTTACCTAGATCGCGGTAATTTTGCATCTGCTGAAAAAGAACTCGAAAAAGCCCTTCGGTTGAAAGGCGACAGTGATTCATTGTCTCCTCTTGTTGCTCAAGCATTGCTAGGACAAGATAAAACAGAAGCATTAATCGAATTAGTTGATAACACGCGAACCACAGAACAGAGCGTTAAAACCGAATTGCTGGCATTTAAAGCACTCGCCCTTCTTAAACAAGGGAAAATGGAAGAGGCGCAATACAGCCTTTCTCTTGCTGAAAACGCAGGGCAAGACACCCTGTATCAGTCCATCGGTCGTGCAACACTCGATGCAGCCAACGAGAACATTGATTCGGCACTTTACATTGTAAATAACATCGTTAAAGAACACAGCACAAGCAGTGATGCTTGGCTATTAAAAGGACATTTAGAGACAGCGAAAGGTGATAATAAATCAGCGGCTAGGAGCTATCAAAAAGCCGTGGATAACGCACCAGATGCGATTCAATACACGCTATACCTCGCGCAAGCACTTGTCAGAGATGAAGCTTATAAAGATGCAGATAAGTACGTTAGTAACTTGCTGAAAATGTCAAATAACCACGTCATCGTTAATGAACTAAAAGCAAACATACTCTACGCAGAGGGAGATAGTGACGAAGCTAAAGTACATGCTGATCTTGCCATTCAAAACGGCTCTCAAAACGTATCCACTTACCTTATTTCCGGTGTGGTTGCCTTCCAGCAAGGTAAGTTTGAACAAGCGAATGAACACTTCAAAAAGATAGACCCACTGGTTCCCGATAATCACTTTGTAAAACGCCTATACACCATCACTCAATTTAAGCTTGGTGACATTGATGATGCGATGAGCACTCTAAGTAACTTTAACGGGCAAACAAAACAAGACAGCACTTTCCTTTCATCAATGAGTGTTGAACTCGCGCGTTTAGGCCGTGAAGATGAAGCGCTTGCACTCGCGCAAAAAGCATCCGCTAACGGTTCAGGTGATAGCCAAGTTAAACTTGGGCTCATTCAGCTGGCCAATAATGACACCAGTGGGCTGGATACCCTGCAACAAGCGCTAAATGTTAACCCTGATTTGAAAGAGGCAAAGCTCGGATTAGCCTACTTCTACCTAAAACTGGGCAAAATAGATGAATCAGAAAAAACCATTGATGAATGGTTAGCAGAAAGCCCGACCAACACGCAGGCTATGTTATTAAAAGGCTTGGTTTATCAAATTAGGCAACAGCCCGATCAGGCTAAAACATGGTACACCAAGGTATTAGCGAGCGACGGTGAGAACATTCAAGCACACCTTGCAGTTGCACAACTCGCCGATAAACAAGAAGGCCCTGATGCGGCTTATTCACAAGCAATAAAAGCGTATCAGGTAGAGCCAACCAACCCTCTAGTTTTCCGTCATACCGTACGTTTTGCTTATCAGTCGGACCAAATGGCTGAATTGAGTAAAGCCATCGACGAGCAAAGAAATAAAGACCAAGATAACGATGTGTTGAAGGTTCAAAAAGCAACTACGCTCGCTATCAGCACTGAATATCAAGATGCCATTGAATTGCTTGAAACTATTTCACCCCATAATCAAAACAGCAGTTCTTTACGCTTACTTGGCGATCTCTATAACCAACAACGAGATTATGATAACGCGCTCACCTACTACAGTCAGTGGCTACTAAAAGAGCCCCTTAACCCCAATGCATACATTAAAAACATACAACTTAATGAGCTTGTAAATAGAGCAGATAACAGCTTAAGGCTAACAGAAAAAGCACGCAGCCTGTTTATCAACGACACGCGATTTACCCTCATGCAAGCAGGCCTGCTGCTTAAAACCGGCAAAAGTGAACAAAGCCAAGCCTTATTAAATCAGCAGTCAGATGAAATCAAACAAACCGCTTACTTCTTGCGTTTACAAGCGATGATCTACCTACAAAACAAAGCGTATCCAGAAGCTATCCAAGCATTAGAGCAGCGTTATGACATGCTTCCAAATCAAGATTCAGCCGCTGATTTAGCTATCGCTTATGAAATGGCAGACAAAACAGATCAAGCCATTAAATTCTTAAAATCGGTTATCAACGAATACGGCAACAAAGCCGACTCACTACAAATTCGATTAGCTGATCTGCAAGTTAAATACCGTCCAAATGAGGCGATTGCACAGTATGAAACCATTTTAGTGCGAGAACCAAACAACATCATCGCGCTTAATAATGTCGCTTGGCTGTACCTTGAAAAAGGCGATACCGACAAAGCCTGTCAATCTGCAAACAAAGCGCACAAACTCGCGTCAAAACGAGGAAATATACCGGAAATACTCGATACCTATGGTTATTGCCTATTGAAATCAGGGCAAATCGCACCCTCGCTTCAGCCGCTGAAAGAAGCCTACGCTAAGAAACATGATGATGCCGAGATTGCACTGCACTATGCCGAAAGTTTATTGGAAAATAAGCAAGCAGATAACGCCAAAGATGTGTTGGAAAAAATCAACACATCAGATCCTCGCTTAATGGCGATAAAAGGCCAGCTCCAAAATAAACTGACAGCTGTCAATTAG
- a CDS encoding S1 family peptidase, whose protein sequence is MKTTHRFQALFTLLLMMAISIPITATAALPDTISKVKPAIVGIGIYNKLATPRAQLLGTGFAVRISSQSTKSQIIATNAHVVPSRLLNDGKTQFVVFVGQGKSPDVRNARVIARDEKHDLALLKITGKAIPTLSMANSQVREGEEYPFTGFPIGAILGLYPVTHKGMISSITPVAIPARNAKELTVKQLKHLKNPYMVYQLDATAYPGNSGSPVYHPATGSVIAIVNKVLLKSTKESALTNPSDITYAIPVKHLQQLIKRTALN, encoded by the coding sequence ATGAAAACGACTCACAGATTCCAGGCATTGTTCACTTTACTGCTTATGATGGCTATTAGCATACCGATAACAGCCACTGCAGCCTTGCCAGATACCATCAGCAAAGTAAAACCTGCCATTGTCGGTATTGGGATCTATAACAAGCTCGCGACACCGCGCGCGCAGTTATTAGGTACAGGTTTTGCCGTTCGCATCTCTAGTCAATCAACGAAGAGTCAGATCATCGCAACCAATGCGCATGTGGTACCCAGTCGATTACTGAACGATGGTAAAACGCAGTTTGTTGTTTTTGTTGGTCAAGGAAAAAGCCCCGACGTTCGAAATGCGCGTGTTATTGCCCGTGATGAAAAGCATGATTTAGCCTTATTAAAAATCACCGGTAAAGCAATACCCACCCTTTCAATGGCCAACTCACAAGTTAGAGAAGGTGAAGAATACCCCTTTACAGGCTTCCCTATCGGCGCCATTTTAGGGCTTTATCCTGTTACTCATAAAGGCATGATTTCGAGTATTACCCCCGTGGCGATTCCCGCAAGAAATGCGAAAGAACTAACGGTAAAACAGCTTAAGCACCTTAAAAACCCCTACATGGTCTACCAATTAGATGCCACAGCTTACCCTGGAAACAGCGGTAGTCCGGTTTATCACCCTGCAACTGGCAGCGTGATTGCCATCGTTAATAAAGTGCTACTAAAATCAACCAAAGAGTCCGCACTTACCAACCCTAGTGATATCACTTATGCGATCCCTGTAAAACATTTGCAGCAGCTGATTAAACGCACGGCGCTAAATTAA
- a CDS encoding VanZ family protein: MRSYWLAPQFKLLKIYIAWGAFSCYFVFITLISLSAGAETDSLLDLKQYGILFLDKLLHLGAYGLFVILASQLGLSFHKFISLCIALSAYGLFLEFCQGQFILNREASWLDAIANVMGVVIGFMLFYKSARRNK; this comes from the coding sequence ATGAGATCATATTGGTTAGCACCTCAATTCAAACTGCTGAAGATCTATATTGCTTGGGGGGCTTTTAGCTGTTATTTCGTTTTTATAACGCTAATATCACTTTCTGCGGGGGCAGAAACAGACAGTCTGTTAGATTTAAAACAATACGGCATCTTATTTCTAGATAAGCTGCTTCATCTGGGGGCTTACGGTTTATTCGTAATACTTGCTAGCCAGTTGGGTTTATCCTTCCACAAATTTATCTCACTGTGCATCGCGCTATCAGCCTATGGACTGTTTCTTGAGTTTTGCCAAGGGCAGTTTATTTTAAATCGTGAAGCCTCATGGCTAGATGCGATAGCCAATGTAATGGGTGTCGTTATTGGGTTTATGCTGTTCTATAAATCAGCACGACGAAATAAGTAA